GCCAGTCGCCGGATTGGTTTGGCGGGGAAGGCATTCAAACCGAGTCCTTCGACCCGATCGACGGGCACGCCACTGCCGAGGTCGAGGGAGGCCACGTCGTAGGAAAGCGCTTTTCCTCCGGCCAGGTGGACGACCCTTGCGGTCGGATCGACCTGCGTGATTCGATCCCGAATGAATCGGGCACCGACCCGCTTGGCCAGGGTCTCGACCGAGATGCGGTCGTGTTCCACCTCATACTGACCGCCGAGCATCCCCGTGGCGAGCCCTGAGTACCAGAAGTCGTCCTGGTCAACAATCGTGACCTCGACCCCGGCATGAGTCAGCGGACGGAGCCTTCGGATCACGTCCAGATGCGCATGGCCGGCCCCGAGAATCGCCAGCCGCCGTCCTGCTGCTCGCCTTGCCACGTGCTGACTCCCGCCTTCCGCCGCTGCCGACACCGATTGAATCACTCGTGAAGGTGGATTGGTTGCAGTTTTCAGGCCATCTCACGAGGGAATCGGACCTGAGTACGATACAATCCTGGGAGGATTCGTGCCTGTCCCTCGTCCGAGCGCTTCCCGAGGTGTCACCATGCGGCTCGCTTCTCGCGACTGGGATGACGATTCCGAAGACTGGGACGAGGACCCCGACGATTGGGATGACGACGACGAATCGGCCGTGCTTCCCTGCCCGTCCTGCGGTGCCGAGGTTTATGAGGACGCCGAACAATGCCCCCACTGCGGGGAGTTCATTGTCCGACGTCTCCGGGTCTGGGAGGGAAGGCCGTGGTGGTGGGTCGCGATGGGGCTCTTGGGGATCGGAGCGATGATCTGGGCCTTGATCTGAGCCGAGAATTGGGTCGGGAAATCGGGTCAGATCACGATCAGATCCAGGGGTCGTCGATGGCTTCCTCGACCGAGGCATAAAGGTCGACGAAATTCGGCAGGCGCATCGAGTCGAGTACGGGCAATACCTTCGGCGAAACGCAGCAGACCCGCATTGCCCCGTGTTCACGGTCGAGGTGCTGGAAGAAGGCGAGCAAGGCGCCGACGGCCCGGCTCGACAGGTAGTCGACGTTCTCCATGCTGAGCACAACCCGGCGCGGGAGGGGTCGGTCGAAGAAGGTCTGAAGGTCGTAGCGGAGCGGGCCGACCGTGGACTCGTCTTCGAGGTACGATTCCCGAATGCGGGCCACGAGGACCCCGCGAACGACCTCGCAGGCCAGGGCGTTGGTCGACAGCTCTGGATCGGCGTGCGAGGCGTTGGGGTCTTCGGTTTCCTCCTCCTGGTCGCCGGGAGTGGTCGACGGGGATGAGGTTCCTTGAAGGGTGGGGATCAAGAGCGCGGTCGGGGCGTCGGGATTGGCTGAAGATGCCTGATCTAGCAGCCACGAGGCGAGGATGTCGTCATCGGTTGTTGGAGTCGAGCCGGTGACGGGGAGAATCTGGATGGAAAAACCGAGAACTCCGACCTGGAGGGAATCGCCGTCGTGGGCTTCGGCCTCTTCGCCACGGAGGGTTCGACCGGCGAGGATCGTGCCGTTCTTGGTGCCATAGTCACGGACGAAGACCTTGCCGTCTCGGCGTTCAATGATGGCGTGAATGCGGCTGATCGTTTCGCTGTTGGGGCGAAGCTGGCATCGGGCATCGCGACCAATGACGAAGCGACGGCCCTTGACCTCGATGGCGCGCCCTTTGGCCTTACCGACGGCGACGATCAATCGCACGCAAGGGGCTCCGGCGGTGGGATCGGGGGCCGAGGTTCCGAACGAAGCTTCGTCGGAAGTGGATTCGTCCTGGTGCGGGCGTGGTTGCGGCCAGATACTTTCCAGGGCCGGGCGGGTGTCTGGGAAGATTTCGATATGCTTGTGCAGATCGGTCATAAAGAAGAGTTGCGCGACGGCCGGCTGTACGGTACAGACTTTCAGCGCTCCGCCCTCGGTACGGCAACGGTCGTAGACGCGGAGGACAGTGCTCAAGGCCTGGCTGGAGCAGTGCTCCACGTTGCGGAAGTCGAGCGCGATGCGGACCTTCCCGGCGAGGATCAACTCTTCGAGCTGGTGTGTGACCCGGCGGATGTCCTGCTCGTCGATCAGATCGCGATCGAGAATGCGGGCCAGGGCAATGCCGTCCTGGTCTTCGATCGCCAGGCCATGTTGGGAGGGAGAGGGAGCGTGCTCGTGGTGCGCTTCCCCTTCGTGCTCGTGCTCGTGTTCGTGGGCCAGGCGGTCGAGAATGGATCGAGCGGTCCGCATAGCCGGCGAGAGGGGAATGTTTGAATCCGAAGGGCTGGCAGCCGGTTGGAGCCCCTGACGCGCCTTGATGGCTCGTGCCACCCA
This genomic interval from Tautonia rosea contains the following:
- a CDS encoding zinc-ribbon domain-containing protein, translated to MRLASRDWDDDSEDWDEDPDDWDDDDESAVLPCPSCGAEVYEDAEQCPHCGEFIVRRLRVWEGRPWWWVAMGLLGIGAMIWALI
- a CDS encoding FHA domain-containing protein, coding for MEVRLVQLSAYGNEQFRMTERECVIGREPSCHLRPDHGRVSKRHCRLYWQGIRLFVEDINSADGTLVNGDRIHVPTELHDGDELCAGPVHYLVMIADADEMAQRDASWVARAIKARQGLQPAASPSDSNIPLSPAMRTARSILDRLAHEHEHEHEGEAHHEHAPSPSQHGLAIEDQDGIALARILDRDLIDEQDIRRVTHQLEELILAGKVRIALDFRNVEHCSSQALSTVLRVYDRCRTEGGALKVCTVQPAVAQLFFMTDLHKHIEIFPDTRPALESIWPQPRPHQDESTSDEASFGTSAPDPTAGAPCVRLIVAVGKAKGRAIEVKGRRFVIGRDARCQLRPNSETISRIHAIIERRDGKVFVRDYGTKNGTILAGRTLRGEEAEAHDGDSLQVGVLGFSIQILPVTGSTPTTDDDILASWLLDQASSANPDAPTALLIPTLQGTSSPSTTPGDQEEETEDPNASHADPELSTNALACEVVRGVLVARIRESYLEDESTVGPLRYDLQTFFDRPLPRRVVLSMENVDYLSSRAVGALLAFFQHLDREHGAMRVCCVSPKVLPVLDSMRLPNFVDLYASVEEAIDDPWI